From a single Intestinibaculum porci genomic region:
- a CDS encoding oxidoreductase translates to MQHRWLDKTCRALTVEEIHHIVKQFGNGAYNAKRAGFDGIQIHAVHEGYLLDQFAISLFNHRTDEYGGSLENRLRFAKEIVEEIHQRCGEDFPVTLRFSLKSFIKDLRDGALPGEEFAEKGRDIEEGIAAAKMLVSYGYCALDVDVGTYDAWWWNHPPMYIEKGPYRPYAKIVKENVDVPVFCAGRMDNPDMALAAIEDGTCDIISLGRPLLADPDYVNKLRRGDIQDIRPCLSCQEGCMGRIQEYSALNCAVNPQACRERYTAYRPVIGAPKNVLIVGGGVAGLEAARVLAIRGHHVSLVEATDRLGGNLIPGGAPSFKEDDHLLVKWYEYQMKKLKVDVTLNKKVTREEVLAHNYDSVIIATGSTPKRFSLGHDETTYSAEDVLNKKVDPGQNVAVIGGGLVGCELAIALKDEGRNVALVEALDKILALNGPLCAANKEMLERLVPYKDVQMYTSSQAKAYDGKTLTITTPDGEKQLPADSVVLAIGYKEEASLYESLQFDVSDIHLLGDARKVSNIMYAIWDAFEVANSL, encoded by the coding sequence ATCCAGCATCGCTGGTTAGATAAAACTTGTCGCGCATTGACCGTTGAGGAAATTCATCATATCGTTAAACAGTTTGGCAATGGCGCTTATAACGCCAAGAGAGCTGGTTTTGATGGCATTCAGATTCATGCTGTGCATGAAGGTTATCTGCTTGATCAGTTTGCCATTTCCTTATTCAATCACCGTACTGATGAATACGGCGGCTCTTTAGAAAACCGCCTGCGCTTCGCAAAAGAAATCGTTGAAGAAATTCATCAGCGCTGTGGCGAAGACTTCCCTGTCACCTTACGTTTCTCATTAAAATCATTCATTAAGGATTTACGTGATGGCGCTTTGCCAGGAGAAGAATTTGCAGAAAAAGGCCGTGATATTGAAGAAGGCATCGCCGCGGCGAAGATGCTTGTATCTTATGGTTACTGCGCTTTAGATGTCGATGTCGGGACCTATGATGCCTGGTGGTGGAATCATCCGCCAATGTATATCGAAAAAGGTCCTTATCGTCCTTACGCTAAGATCGTTAAAGAAAACGTTGATGTCCCAGTCTTCTGTGCCGGTCGTATGGATAATCCGGATATGGCTTTAGCAGCCATTGAAGATGGCACTTGCGATATCATCTCTTTAGGTCGTCCATTATTAGCGGATCCAGATTATGTCAATAAATTACGTCGTGGTGATATTCAGGATATTCGTCCATGTTTATCTTGTCAGGAAGGCTGTATGGGCCGTATCCAGGAATACTCAGCGCTCAACTGCGCCGTAAACCCACAAGCTTGCCGTGAACGTTATACGGCTTATCGTCCCGTCATCGGTGCTCCTAAAAATGTCTTAATCGTTGGCGGCGGGGTTGCTGGCTTAGAAGCCGCCCGCGTTTTAGCAATCCGCGGTCATCACGTTTCTCTCGTTGAAGCGACCGATCGTTTAGGCGGTAACCTGATTCCTGGCGGTGCCCCTTCTTTTAAGGAAGATGATCACTTATTAGTCAAATGGTATGAATACCAGATGAAAAAATTAAAAGTTGATGTCACCCTCAACAAAAAAGTGACGCGTGAAGAAGTCTTAGCCCATAACTACGATTCTGTCATCATTGCGACAGGTTCAACGCCTAAACGTTTCTCATTAGGTCATGATGAAACAACATACAGCGCGGAAGATGTCTTAAATAAGAAAGTCGATCCTGGGCAGAATGTTGCTGTCATCGGCGGCGGTCTGGTCGGCTGTGAATTAGCGATCGCCTTAAAAGATGAAGGCCGTAACGTTGCTTTAGTCGAAGCCTTAGATAAGATCTTAGCCTTAAATGGTCCATTATGCGCCGCTAATAAGGAAATGCTGGAAAGACTAGTCCCTTATAAAGACGTTCAGATGTATACCTCATCACAGGCTAAAGCCTATGATGGCAAGACCTTAACAATCACCACCCCTGATGGTGAAAAACAGCTGCCAGCAGACAGCGTAGTCTTAGCCATCGGCTATAAAGAAGAAGCTTCCCTTTATGAATCTTTACAGTTTGATGTTTCAGATATTCACTTATTAGGTGATGCCCGTAAAGTTTCTAATATCATGTATGCCATTTGGGATGCCTTTGAAGTTGCTAATAGCTTATAA
- a CDS encoding putative ABC transporter permease: MIISQYFVGFVFFSFLGWIYECTYCMLNTGTWENRGFLFGPYCPIYGIGVMSAFFIFHSGVLPTSGDTNPIEIFLVCMIGSAIIEYLTSYILEKKYHARWWDYSNVPLNIHGRIALPISIAFGLAGVVIVRYILPLFKGFGTSEPSLWMELLSLALMAVVATDFGMTLATLSSIVDKITDVEEQFGDRVQWAYDRASESKDELQIQLDNYAEYVKMKVSQAAGSLGGKEINILHRMRYTKDEVEYTAHKMENLGKMLRKKKKEEKKQESD; encoded by the coding sequence ATGATTATAAGTCAATATTTTGTTGGTTTTGTATTCTTTAGTTTTCTGGGCTGGATTTATGAATGTACCTATTGCATGCTTAATACCGGCACTTGGGAAAATCGCGGTTTTCTCTTTGGGCCCTATTGTCCCATTTATGGTATTGGCGTCATGAGTGCTTTTTTTATCTTTCATTCAGGCGTCTTACCAACAAGCGGTGATACCAATCCTATTGAGATCTTTTTGGTTTGTATGATTGGCTCGGCAATTATTGAATATCTAACCAGTTATATTTTAGAAAAGAAATATCATGCCCGCTGGTGGGATTATTCTAATGTACCGCTCAACATTCATGGCCGCATCGCCTTGCCAATATCAATAGCCTTTGGCTTGGCGGGCGTAGTCATTGTTCGTTATATTTTACCGCTTTTTAAAGGTTTTGGGACAAGTGAGCCGTCATTATGGATGGAGCTTTTATCACTAGCCCTCATGGCTGTGGTAGCGACGGATTTCGGCATGACTTTAGCGACCTTATCAAGCATTGTCGATAAGATTACTGATGTCGAAGAACAGTTTGGCGATCGCGTGCAGTGGGCTTATGATCGGGCGAGTGAAAGTAAGGATGAACTGCAGATTCAGCTTGATAACTATGCCGAATATGTAAAAATGAAAGTGTCACAGGCAGCCGGCAGTCTCGGCGGTAAGGAAATTAATATCTTGCATCGGATGCGTTATACGAAAGATGAAGTGGAATATACCGCACATAAGATGGAAAACTTAGGCAAGATGTTAAGAAAGAAAAAGAAAGAAGAAAAGAAACAGGAAAGCGATTAG
- a CDS encoding HdeD family acid-resistance protein — translation MKNIQKYLTGKIIASIFFIVLGIIMIARPLQIVSLITMILGIGTIIMGAVLIGLDVLQKELFLRSGTLMQGVLLIVMGIALLAYPNVGNILLPLSIGAIIIADSILRLQIGRAITHIGGTSYLTIISILTFILGLICVFNPMISSQVITIYLAIMMIVEAITSLVDTIYVKKYMKELQDNIIDV, via the coding sequence ATGAAAAATATTCAGAAATATTTAACTGGCAAAATTATTGCATCTATTTTCTTTATTGTTCTGGGCATCATCATGATTGCCAGACCATTACAGATCGTTTCTCTGATTACGATGATTTTAGGCATCGGCACCATTATTATGGGGGCTGTTCTGATTGGCTTAGATGTGCTCCAGAAGGAATTATTCTTACGCAGCGGAACGCTTATGCAAGGGGTTTTACTCATTGTTATGGGGATCGCTTTACTGGCTTATCCAAATGTCGGTAATATTCTTCTCCCATTAAGTATTGGGGCGATCATTATTGCCGATAGTATCTTACGTTTACAGATTGGCCGGGCGATTACGCATATTGGCGGCACGTCTTATTTAACGATCATTTCGATCTTAACGTTTATCTTAGGTCTGATCTGCGTCTTCAATCCGATGATCTCTTCTCAGGTCATTACCATTTATTTAGCGATTATGATGATTGTCGAAGCGATCACGTCATTGGTTGATACAATTTATGTGAAGAAGTACATGAAAGAGTTACAGGATAACATCATTGATGTATAA
- a CDS encoding RNA 2'-phosphotransferase encodes MNKGKFLSLILRHRPDVIGMTLDEHGYAHVDELIEKMNTQTPMDRETLEEIVRTDDKQRFSFNEDHTLIRANQGHSILVDVELMEKRPPDVLYHGTSTKAAPFIEASAILPMTRLYVHLSWDVKTAIKVGLRHGQVVVYKIDAKKMYEDGYRFYLSKNNVWLTKKVPVSYIQKIPAE; translated from the coding sequence ATGAACAAAGGAAAATTTTTAAGTCTGATCTTACGCCATCGTCCCGATGTGATTGGGATGACCTTAGATGAACATGGCTATGCCCATGTGGATGAACTGATTGAAAAGATGAACACGCAAACCCCGATGGATCGGGAAACCTTAGAAGAAATTGTGCGCACGGATGACAAGCAGCGCTTTAGCTTTAATGAGGATCATACCCTCATTCGGGCAAACCAGGGCCACTCCATTTTGGTTGATGTGGAACTTATGGAAAAACGACCGCCGGATGTTCTTTATCATGGCACCAGCACCAAGGCGGCGCCGTTTATTGAAGCGTCAGCGATTTTGCCAATGACGCGTCTTTACGTCCATTTATCATGGGATGTGAAAACGGCGATTAAAGTGGGTTTACGCCATGGCCAAGTGGTTGTTTACAAAATCGATGCGAAGAAGATGTATGAGGATGGTTATCGCTTTTATTTATCAAAAAATAATGTCTGGTTAACGAAAAAGGTGCCGGTCTCTTATATTCAAAAAATACCAGCAGAATAA
- a CDS encoding MurR/RpiR family transcriptional regulator gives MLFLKKDVALDDLELHIYKFVIANITKVPYMRIRELASETNVSTTSILRFCKKFECDGYSEFKFKLKNYLQEAPESSYDTDIKMIASFFDKFSTPSYVENLDLAINEILAADFLIFIGKGASGMIASYAAQLFSSLVCFSIAVDDPENTFLHEFKRKLASHICLIVLSVNGEHQDIVDFISDQSVANSKVIAITNTSTSTLAKLADVSIAYYIPTKSHNHMNITSQVPALSIVEYLAKKAYNRKQESD, from the coding sequence ATGTTATTTTTAAAAAAAGATGTTGCTTTAGATGACTTAGAACTGCATATTTATAAATTTGTCATCGCTAATATTACCAAAGTGCCCTATATGCGTATTCGTGAATTAGCCAGTGAAACCAATGTCTCAACAACTTCGATCCTGCGTTTCTGTAAGAAATTTGAATGTGACGGCTATTCCGAGTTCAAATTCAAACTCAAAAATTATCTGCAGGAAGCGCCAGAGAGCAGCTATGATACAGATATCAAAATGATCGCCTCCTTCTTTGACAAGTTTTCCACACCTAGCTATGTAGAAAACTTAGACTTAGCGATCAATGAGATCCTTGCCGCCGATTTTCTGATCTTTATTGGCAAAGGTGCTTCCGGGATGATCGCCTCTTATGCAGCCCAGTTATTTTCTTCCCTGGTTTGCTTTTCGATTGCCGTCGATGATCCAGAAAATACCTTCCTGCATGAATTCAAACGGAAGTTAGCAAGTCATATCTGCCTCATTGTCTTATCTGTGAATGGTGAACATCAGGATATCGTTGATTTCATCAGTGATCAGAGCGTCGCTAATTCGAAGGTTATTGCGATTACCAATACTTCAACCTCAACCTTAGCGAAACTCGCTGATGTGTCGATTGCTTATTATATTCCTACCAAATCACACAATCATATGAATATTACTTCACAGGTCCCGGCTTTATCGATTGTCGAGTACCTCGCCAAAAAAGCCTATAACCGCAAACAGGAAAGCGACTAA
- a CDS encoding IS110 family RNA-guided transposase, whose protein sequence is MKNNIFSKQYDLFIGLDVSKGKADAAIYKRNRDRNVKSKFVRKAIKFKFTKPGVDEFLDTVRHYKDEDCLSVLFTMEVTGVYSDNVYMYIRDHLQESEAVKFLDTKFVDRWRDAHGYAKSDPLDAKTIAQMCATDDDARYVEKAPNYNEENNKKGHANLKLLTHRYQQLNKQLNAEYNRLSAQCEKFFPELTAVFSIRSATALAILEAYPTAHHIIKSSKNEVFNVAYEASKHRCKEAKIDDLFDLCENTIVTLNVPQEAELITVEMVSSIRNLLQTRRNYKKMMVNLASEQPAFKRLQTLIGVGEESAAMILGEVYDIALSKKAENFASYCGLTPRNKKSGSSVDTHGKISKMGSPILRHAIYLASEYARRHNPYLANLFARVKNGNKKRHKLAIVAVANKMARYIYAILKHDSDFVLLYEDLMKLPEDTRATFFQSITTDIPEKTRRCIYKYSDENGVVHDFTFTGNDPEE, encoded by the coding sequence GTGAAAAACAATATCTTTTCAAAACAATATGATTTATTTATCGGTTTAGACGTTTCTAAAGGCAAAGCAGATGCTGCCATTTATAAACGTAACAGAGATAGAAATGTTAAATCCAAATTTGTTCGAAAGGCGATAAAGTTTAAATTCACCAAGCCAGGTGTCGATGAGTTCCTCGATACCGTTAGACATTACAAAGATGAAGACTGCCTGAGCGTTCTTTTCACAATGGAAGTAACAGGCGTGTACTCTGACAATGTCTATATGTATATACGCGATCATCTCCAGGAAAGTGAAGCAGTTAAGTTTCTGGATACTAAATTCGTTGACAGGTGGCGCGATGCACACGGATATGCCAAATCCGATCCACTTGACGCTAAGACTATTGCACAGATGTGCGCAACTGATGATGATGCACGTTATGTTGAAAAAGCTCCTAATTACAACGAAGAAAACAACAAAAAAGGACATGCGAATCTAAAACTTCTGACGCATCGCTATCAGCAGCTGAATAAACAGCTAAATGCTGAATACAATCGACTGAGTGCACAGTGTGAAAAGTTCTTCCCGGAGCTTACCGCTGTTTTCTCAATACGTTCTGCGACTGCGCTTGCAATCTTAGAGGCATATCCTACTGCACATCATATCATTAAATCTTCTAAAAATGAAGTCTTTAATGTGGCTTACGAGGCCTCTAAGCATCGCTGTAAGGAAGCTAAAATAGACGATTTGTTCGATCTTTGTGAAAATACCATTGTTACTCTTAATGTTCCTCAGGAAGCTGAACTGATCACCGTTGAAATGGTCAGCAGTATCAGAAATCTGCTTCAGACAAGGAGAAACTACAAGAAAATGATGGTTAATCTTGCTTCAGAACAGCCTGCATTTAAGCGTCTTCAGACATTAATCGGTGTTGGTGAAGAATCCGCAGCTATGATTCTTGGTGAGGTATATGACATAGCTCTTTCCAAGAAAGCGGAAAACTTTGCATCATACTGTGGATTAACGCCAAGAAATAAGAAATCAGGTTCATCAGTTGATACCCATGGGAAGATTTCCAAAATGGGATCGCCTATCCTCAGACACGCTATATACCTGGCATCAGAGTATGCCAGACGGCATAATCCATACCTTGCCAACCTTTTTGCAAGGGTTAAAAATGGCAATAAGAAGCGCCATAAGCTTGCAATAGTAGCTGTTGCCAATAAGATGGCACGTTATATTTACGCTATTCTTAAGCATGATAGTGATTTCGTACTGCTTTATGAGGATCTCATGAAGCTTCCGGAAGATACCCGAGCCACGTTCTTCCAAAGTATTACTACTGACATTCCAGAAAAGACAAGAAGATGTATTTACAAATATTCTGATGAGAATGGTGTAGTACATGATTTTACCTTTACTGGAAATGACCCAGAAGAGTAA
- a CDS encoding N-acetylmuramoyl-L-alanine amidase family protein encodes MKKWGMAVLAIMMIMPANRPAVCGKEKQAIKKTVQKDKKEKKKKVICIDAGHQLHADTSLEPNGPHSKVKKMKVTDGTVGRYTHVREASVNLAVALKLEKILKHRGYQVVMVRRHEKVNILNSKRAEIANKAHADAMIRLHCNDMGESHTHGFFVCTPSRHNKFMSKKLIDRSLQLSKCLLPAIEKQTHANNRGLSYRDDLTGTNFSKAPTALIEMGEMHNKQEDQLLVTASYQQKMALGLANGIDAFFH; translated from the coding sequence ATGAAAAAATGGGGAATGGCTGTTTTAGCCATCATGATGATCATGCCGGCCAATAGGCCGGCAGTGTGCGGGAAAGAAAAACAGGCTATTAAAAAAACAGTGCAAAAAGATAAGAAAGAGAAGAAAAAGAAAGTGATCTGCATTGATGCCGGGCATCAGCTGCATGCGGATACTTCGCTAGAGCCTAATGGCCCACATTCTAAGGTGAAGAAAATGAAGGTTACGGACGGGACGGTAGGACGTTACACGCATGTTAGAGAAGCAAGCGTGAATTTAGCGGTAGCGTTAAAGTTAGAAAAGATATTAAAACATCGCGGTTATCAAGTGGTGATGGTGCGTCGTCATGAGAAGGTGAATATCCTTAACAGCAAGCGTGCTGAGATTGCTAATAAAGCGCACGCTGATGCAATGATTCGCCTGCATTGTAATGATATGGGTGAATCACATACGCATGGCTTTTTTGTCTGCACACCATCGCGACATAATAAGTTTATGTCGAAAAAACTTATTGATCGTTCGTTACAATTATCAAAATGTCTTTTACCAGCGATAGAAAAGCAGACGCATGCCAACAATCGCGGCCTTTCTTATCGTGATGATTTAACGGGAACGAATTTCTCCAAGGCGCCGACCGCGCTTATTGAAATGGGGGAAATGCACAATAAACAGGAAGATCAGTTATTAGTGACCGCAAGCTACCAGCAGAAGATGGCCTTAGGCTTAGCTAATGGCATTGATGCCTTTTTTCACTAG
- a CDS encoding iron-containing alcohol dehydrogenase — translation MQLLKLKPVLYSCPDFGAFVDEFKVTDRDLILSNDYIMAPQLEKTLCEATVINLEDFGSGEPSDVMINALLEHVSTYDYDRLIAIGGGSVLDIAKIVAVAGQETDVNKLYDQPLVKHHQLIAVPATCGTGSEVTNIAVVNRTVLGTKQGLVGEALYPDAAVIVPSFLETLPYEVFATSSIDALIHAIESYLSPKATPFTQTFSVDAMSAILNAYLLVREDHEAYKQLGQVLLQASTSAGIAFGNAGCGLIHAMSYAFGGKYHVPHGESNYQFLMKVLHFYRLKQPEAFQEFSDMLGEMLNALDPLATLEDLLNEILPYKPMRSYGAIASDPATFAKSTVAHQQRLLANAFFKVDEQEIRELYESCL, via the coding sequence ATGCAATTATTAAAACTTAAACCAGTCCTTTATTCATGCCCAGACTTTGGGGCTTTTGTCGATGAATTCAAGGTGACCGATCGGGATCTGATTTTATCTAATGATTATATTATGGCCCCGCAGTTAGAAAAAACGCTATGTGAAGCGACGGTTATCAATTTAGAAGATTTTGGCAGCGGGGAACCAAGTGATGTGATGATCAATGCTTTGCTTGAACATGTATCGACGTATGATTATGATCGTCTGATTGCCATTGGCGGAGGCAGTGTGTTAGATATTGCGAAGATCGTGGCTGTCGCCGGCCAAGAAACGGATGTCAATAAACTTTATGATCAGCCCCTCGTTAAACATCACCAGCTGATTGCCGTGCCCGCAACTTGCGGGACAGGCTCGGAAGTGACCAATATTGCGGTTGTTAACCGCACCGTTTTAGGGACCAAGCAGGGTTTAGTTGGCGAAGCGTTATATCCAGATGCGGCCGTGATTGTGCCAAGTTTCCTTGAGACGCTGCCCTACGAAGTCTTTGCGACAAGCTCGATTGATGCGCTTATTCATGCCATCGAAAGTTATCTCTCACCAAAAGCTACGCCTTTTACCCAAACGTTTTCAGTTGATGCGATGAGTGCGATTCTCAATGCTTATCTGTTAGTGAGAGAAGACCATGAGGCTTACAAACAGTTAGGCCAGGTCTTATTACAGGCTTCGACGAGTGCCGGCATCGCTTTTGGGAATGCGGGATGCGGGCTGATTCATGCGATGAGTTATGCCTTTGGCGGAAAGTATCATGTCCCACATGGCGAATCCAATTATCAGTTCTTAATGAAAGTCTTACATTTTTATCGCCTCAAACAGCCAGAAGCGTTTCAGGAGTTTTCTGATATGCTAGGGGAAATGTTAAATGCGCTTGATCCATTAGCGACCTTAGAAGATTTACTCAATGAAATCTTACCTTATAAACCAATGCGCAGCTATGGCGCCATTGCCAGTGATCCGGCGACTTTTGCGAAAAGTACTGTCGCTCATCAGCAGCGTCTTTTAGCAAATGCCTTTTTTAAGGTTGATGAACAGGAAATTCGTGAACTTTATGAATCCTGCCTCTAA
- a CDS encoding oxidoreductase yields MKYQKLFTPMTIGSITVKNRFAMAPMGPLGLSDSDGGFNQRGIDYYVERAKGGTGLIMTGVTFADDDVEQHGLPNCPSPTHNPIQFIRTAREMTERIHAYNAKIFLQMSAGFGRVTIPTNLDILLNVNRKYEGS; encoded by the coding sequence ATGAAATATCAGAAATTATTTACCCCAATGACCATTGGTTCTATTACGGTTAAAAACCGTTTTGCCATGGCCCCAATGGGACCGCTTGGTTTAAGCGACAGCGATGGCGGCTTTAACCAGCGTGGTATTGATTATTATGTCGAAAGAGCAAAAGGCGGAACCGGCTTAATCATGACCGGGGTTACTTTCGCCGATGATGATGTTGAGCAGCATGGTTTACCAAACTGTCCATCACCAACCCACAATCCGATTCAGTTTATCCGTACAGCCCGTGAAATGACGGAACGCATTCATGCTTACAACGCGAAAATATTCTTACAGATGAGCGCTGGTTTCGGACGGGTTACGATCCCTACCAACTTAGACATACTATTAAATGTCAATAGAAAATATGAGGGGAGTTGA
- a CDS encoding PadR family transcriptional regulator, with protein MRTLKYAILGLVSQKPMTGYDIYKEFDGPIGNFWSAKHSQIYPELKKLTQEKLLNYEMPESGESLKKKVYTITEAGAKELDAWLSEDEELAPTAKDVFRLRMYFCERMDPSLVKDLLLSQLDKHEDKLASLKSSMDEHYTKKPTKAQLGDYLVLSGAISREEAYCDWIRSCLPYFK; from the coding sequence ATGAGAACATTAAAATATGCAATTTTAGGATTAGTTTCGCAAAAACCGATGACCGGTTATGATATTTATAAAGAATTTGATGGACCGATCGGGAACTTCTGGTCTGCGAAACATAGTCAGATCTATCCGGAATTAAAGAAACTGACACAGGAAAAACTTTTAAACTATGAAATGCCGGAAAGCGGCGAATCGTTAAAGAAAAAAGTATATACCATTACCGAGGCGGGGGCTAAGGAACTTGATGCCTGGTTATCAGAAGATGAAGAGCTTGCGCCAACAGCGAAAGATGTCTTCCGCTTACGGATGTATTTTTGTGAGCGAATGGATCCTTCTCTCGTCAAAGATTTACTACTCTCACAGCTTGATAAGCATGAAGATAAACTGGCCTCTTTAAAAAGCAGCATGGATGAGCATTATACGAAAAAGCCAACTAAGGCACAGCTTGGAGATTATCTGGTTTTATCCGGCGCAATCTCGCGAGAAGAGGCGTATTGTGACTGGATTCGCTCATGTTTGCCTTATTTTAAGTGA
- a CDS encoding helix-turn-helix transcriptional regulator, translated as MRKNGLIPVYILKILSQTDASHRLTQKDLLQLLHEKYDVKISRGTLGSYLHELRQAHYVSGERGIYRNRDLSDEEIRIVIDSVLFGHLLPQDQAKALIGKLQSLGSLALERKVRAIHELPDINHNNNEHLYEIMEALDEAIENHKRVRITSCRYGIDKQLHETSTRIVDPYYIVSDLSRFYLICHNDGSDDLGNRRLDRMAKVEILEEGCVSIRTLSSYAHGFDLGDYMREHIYMFAGESETCQLKIVKDHIGDFIDWYGTSFHVMEEDEEYVLISAKINTQALYYWVLQYGEMVEVLSPLSLREKVKAGLMRMLARYQA; from the coding sequence ATGAGAAAGAACGGTTTAATACCAGTGTATATTTTGAAAATTCTGAGTCAGACCGATGCGTCGCATCGTCTTACCCAGAAGGATCTTCTTCAGCTGCTTCACGAGAAATACGATGTGAAGATTTCTCGCGGAACCTTAGGGAGTTATCTGCATGAACTGCGACAAGCCCATTACGTCAGCGGTGAACGCGGTATTTATAGAAATCGGGATTTGAGCGATGAAGAAATTCGGATCGTTATCGATAGTGTTCTTTTTGGCCATTTACTGCCCCAGGATCAGGCCAAAGCGCTCATTGGGAAACTGCAGAGTCTGGGAAGCTTGGCATTAGAGCGGAAAGTACGCGCGATTCACGAACTGCCAGATATCAATCATAATAATAATGAGCATCTCTACGAGATTATGGAGGCCTTAGATGAAGCGATTGAAAACCATAAACGGGTGCGCATTACCAGCTGCCGCTATGGCATTGATAAGCAGCTTCATGAAACGTCCACCAGGATTGTCGACCCTTACTATATTGTTTCGGATTTATCACGCTTTTACCTCATTTGTCATAATGACGGCAGCGACGATCTGGGAAATCGACGCTTAGACCGGATGGCGAAGGTGGAGATTTTAGAAGAAGGCTGTGTTTCTATTCGCACTTTGTCTTCTTATGCGCACGGCTTTGATTTAGGTGATTACATGCGTGAACATATTTATATGTTCGCCGGGGAATCAGAGACCTGTCAGTTAAAAATTGTGAAAGATCATATCGGCGATTTCATTGACTGGTATGGCACGTCTTTCCATGTGATGGAAGAAGATGAGGAATATGTGCTCATCAGTGCGAAAATCAATACCCAAGCCTTATATTACTGGGTTTTACAGTATGGCGAAATGGTAGAAGTGCTCTCGCCGCTCTCCTTACGGGAAAAGGTGAAGGCGGGATTAATGCGGATGCTTGCGCGTTATCAAGCATAG
- the nagB gene encoding glucosamine-6-phosphate deaminase — protein MKVIIKKNYEEVSQYVAQEIIHLVNVHPRAVLGLATGSSPIRTYELLKEDHMNNGTSYKQVCSYNLDEYSGLTPDHPQSYHYFMHKQLFDGLDIRPENIHLPDGETDPEKACAHYSAMLKKHPRDLQLLGVGSNGHIGFNEPGTSFDSHTHKVALKESTIKDNARLFFNGDEDAVPHYAVTMGIRDILDAKKIILIACGARKAKAVAALVKGPVTTDCPASVLQTHPDVLIVIDEEAAQLLK, from the coding sequence ATGAAAGTGATTATTAAAAAGAATTATGAAGAAGTGAGTCAGTATGTCGCTCAGGAAATCATCCATCTCGTCAATGTCCATCCTCGGGCCGTGTTAGGTTTAGCGACGGGATCTTCACCAATACGCACTTATGAATTATTAAAAGAAGACCATATGAATAATGGGACCAGCTACAAGCAGGTCTGCAGTTATAACTTAGATGAATATAGTGGTCTCACCCCTGATCATCCGCAAAGCTATCATTATTTTATGCACAAACAGTTATTTGATGGTTTAGATATTAGGCCTGAAAATATTCATTTACCAGATGGTGAAACGGATCCTGAAAAAGCCTGCGCTCACTATAGCGCAATGTTAAAAAAGCATCCGCGTGATTTACAGTTATTAGGTGTTGGTTCAAATGGCCATATTGGTTTTAATGAACCAGGCACATCATTTGATTCCCATACACATAAAGTGGCATTAAAAGAAAGTACCATCAAGGACAATGCCCGATTGTTCTTTAACGGTGATGAAGACGCCGTGCCCCATTATGCAGTGACGATGGGTATTCGCGATATTCTTGATGCGAAAAAGATTATTTTAATTGCCTGCGGCGCGCGCAAGGCAAAAGCGGTCGCCGCCTTAGTGAAAGGGCCTGTCACCACCGACTGTCCAGCCTCTGTTTTACAGACGCATCCTGATGTCCTCATTGTCATCGATGAAGAAGCAGCGCAGCTGCTTAAATAA
- a CDS encoding DUF6431 domain-containing protein: MKIIARLNVLKLLGKLYNDTFTVFGFYTRYVNIDGEPVEYRIMRIRSGRTGKTHAVLFDFMVPYHQISSEDLNAVISGDTDDLPYSEAYIRWLTNVIRLHRITDYVSACMAFCRGHFIDKCETLVVAV, encoded by the coding sequence ATGAAAATAATCGCCAGACTTAATGTCCTAAAGCTTTTAGGAAAGCTATATAACGACACCTTCACTGTGTTTGGATTCTACACAAGATATGTGAACATTGACGGAGAACCCGTTGAATACAGAATTATGCGCATCCGCTCTGGAAGAACCGGCAAGACACACGCTGTGCTCTTTGATTTTATGGTGCCGTATCATCAGATCTCTTCCGAAGATCTGAATGCAGTGATCAGTGGCGATACCGATGATCTTCCTTACAGCGAAGCATATATCCGATGGCTGACCAATGTCATCAGGCTTCACCGCATCACTGATTACGTTAGCGCATGTATGGCCTTCTGCAGAGGACACTTCATTGATAAGTGCGAAACTCTGGTGGTTGCCGTCTGA